The proteins below come from a single Caenibius sp. WL genomic window:
- the kdpA gene encoding potassium-transporting ATPase subunit KdpA, producing the protein MLIAILTAILVVGGTALLSWPLGKYMAALFSNRFVRADGLFTRAMGGAPAQDWKQYSIALLAFNAVMFIFVFGLLALQHVLPLNPDRQGPASLDLVFNTAASFTTNTNLQHYSGERTWSYLAQLGGLMWLQFVSAATGIAALAALARGIAGKGDMGNFFLDLQRAAFGVLLPLAIVAAAMIVLAGVPMTFEGAAHVTTLEGATQTIARGPAAAFVAIKQLGTNGGGFFGPNSTHPLENPSFWSNAVEMIAIVLIPMACVWMFGRLIGRMKHARVVFGVMTMLLLVKLTAAVCFEMAPTEAFASFPVMNDVGNFEGKELRLGAATGPLWAVLTTSTSNGSVGAMHDSLNPLTGLVPMAGMWLNETFGGAGVGMINMFLYIVVAVFVAGMMVGRTPEYLGHRIEGREMRLAVLALISHPVLILGGTALFAATAWGAGTVANPGAHGFSEILYEFSSAAANNGSGFEGLGDNTAPWNIATGFVMLIGRYLPMIVPLAIVGSLMAKRRNAESAGTLSVEAGTFGVMLLITILIFGALTFFPAAALGPIAEHLTFML; encoded by the coding sequence ATGCTCATTGCAATCCTTACCGCGATCCTGGTCGTCGGCGGCACCGCACTGCTCTCCTGGCCGCTCGGCAAGTATATGGCGGCGCTGTTCTCCAACCGTTTCGTGCGGGCCGATGGCCTGTTCACCCGCGCCATGGGCGGCGCCCCGGCGCAGGACTGGAAGCAGTATTCGATCGCCCTGCTAGCCTTCAACGCGGTCATGTTCATCTTCGTGTTTGGCCTACTTGCGCTCCAGCACGTGTTGCCGCTCAATCCCGACCGCCAGGGCCCGGCGAGCCTAGATCTGGTATTCAACACGGCCGCGTCGTTCACCACCAACACCAATCTGCAGCACTATTCGGGCGAACGCACCTGGAGCTATCTCGCGCAACTGGGCGGGCTGATGTGGCTGCAGTTCGTTTCGGCGGCGACCGGCATCGCCGCGCTCGCCGCATTGGCGCGCGGGATCGCCGGCAAGGGTGATATGGGCAATTTCTTCCTCGACTTGCAGCGCGCGGCCTTCGGCGTACTGCTGCCGTTGGCCATCGTCGCCGCCGCAATGATAGTGCTGGCGGGTGTGCCTATGACTTTCGAAGGCGCGGCGCACGTAACCACGTTGGAGGGGGCTACGCAGACGATCGCGCGCGGACCCGCCGCTGCTTTCGTCGCGATCAAGCAACTCGGCACCAATGGCGGCGGTTTCTTCGGTCCGAACTCGACGCACCCGCTTGAGAACCCCAGCTTCTGGTCGAACGCTGTCGAGATGATCGCAATCGTGCTGATCCCGATGGCGTGCGTGTGGATGTTCGGGCGCCTGATCGGGCGGATGAAGCACGCCAGGGTAGTGTTCGGCGTTATGACAATGCTGCTGCTGGTCAAACTCACCGCCGCGGTCTGCTTCGAGATGGCACCCACGGAAGCTTTCGCCAGCTTTCCTGTGATGAACGATGTCGGCAACTTCGAGGGCAAGGAGCTACGCCTCGGCGCCGCCACCGGCCCTCTGTGGGCAGTGCTCACCACCTCGACCAGCAACGGCTCGGTCGGCGCGATGCATGACAGCCTCAATCCCCTCACGGGACTCGTGCCGATGGCGGGGATGTGGCTCAACGAGACCTTCGGCGGGGCTGGCGTCGGCATGATCAACATGTTCCTCTACATCGTTGTCGCGGTCTTCGTGGCGGGCATGATGGTAGGCCGGACGCCCGAGTATCTCGGCCACCGGATCGAGGGGCGGGAAATGCGGCTCGCAGTGCTGGCGCTGATCAGTCACCCGGTGCTGATTCTCGGCGGCACGGCGCTGTTCGCGGCGACCGCCTGGGGCGCAGGGACGGTAGCCAACCCAGGTGCGCACGGGTTCTCCGAAATCCTCTACGAGTTCAGCTCGGCAGCGGCCAACAATGGCTCGGGGTTCGAGGGGCTTGGCGACAACACCGCGCCATGGAACATCGCCACGGGTTTCGTGATGCTGATCGGCCGCTACTTGCCGATGATCGTGCCGCTGGCGATTGTGGGCTCGCTGATGGCCAAGCGCCGCAATGCGGAGAGCGCCGGCACGCTCAGTGTGGAAGCCGGCACTTTCGGCGTGATGCTGCTGATTACCATCCTGATCTTCGGCGCGCTGACGTTCTTCCCCGCCGCTGCGCTCGGCCCGATCGCCGAACATCTCACCTTCATGCTCTGA
- a CDS encoding arylamine N-acetyltransferase yields the protein MDQKLTEAQLDAYLARIGIARPEQADIAALKAIHQGHALGFTWEAIDCFMGWPSSLAPQAIFTKMVEERRGGWCYEMNGLLGAALSACGFAVTRLCGGVRRADMGDLAIGNHLTLRIDFEEPWLAEAGLGDALVDPVPLVIGPIAQNGYDFAIEPADGDWLRFHNHAYGGAPTFDFRPDHTDEAALAGAQRWLMENDASPFRANLVIQRHFPDRIESLVNATWRTISPQGVVERPVGDFSAFASLLENVFQIDPPRCEAIWSRVNENSGT from the coding sequence ATGGACCAGAAGCTCACGGAGGCCCAGCTGGATGCCTATCTGGCCCGGATCGGCATCGCCCGGCCCGAGCAGGCCGATATCGCGGCGCTGAAAGCAATCCATCAGGGGCATGCGCTCGGTTTCACCTGGGAAGCTATCGATTGTTTCATGGGCTGGCCCTCCAGCCTCGCGCCACAGGCCATCTTCACCAAGATGGTCGAAGAGCGCCGGGGCGGCTGGTGCTATGAGATGAACGGGCTGCTGGGCGCAGCCCTGTCTGCCTGCGGCTTCGCGGTGACGCGGCTCTGCGGCGGTGTCCGGCGCGCGGATATGGGCGATCTGGCGATCGGTAATCACTTGACGCTGCGGATCGACTTCGAAGAACCCTGGCTGGCCGAAGCGGGATTGGGCGATGCCCTTGTCGATCCGGTTCCGCTCGTCATTGGCCCGATTGCCCAGAACGGGTATGATTTCGCGATCGAGCCGGCTGACGGCGATTGGCTGCGCTTCCATAATCATGCTTATGGTGGCGCTCCGACCTTCGATTTCCGCCCCGACCATACCGATGAAGCTGCGCTGGCCGGTGCTCAACGCTGGCTGATGGAAAACGATGCATCACCCTTTCGTGCCAATCTGGTGATACAACGCCATTTCCCGGATCGGATCGAAAGTCTGGTGAATGCGACCTGGCGGACAATCTCGCCGCAGGGTGTCGTCGAGCGGCCGGTCGGTGACTTCTCCGCCTTCGCATCCCTGCTGGAAAATGTCTTCCAGATAGATCCGCCGCGATGTGAAGCGATTTGGAGCCGAGTCAACGAGAACTCCGGCACATAA
- the kdpC gene encoding potassium-transporting ATPase subunit KdpC, whose translation MNYLFPSLRLWLMTILVCVIGYTALLLGFAQIFAPWQANGSIIEIDGRAIGSELVAQDFTSPLYFWPRPSAAGYDGMDAVGSNLSPTSKDLAARAAQTIARYGATSDNPVPADLVAASGSGLDPHISLAGALYQARRVARARRLPEGKVRKLAYDAAIAPGGVFAPEPIVNVLQLNLALDRLEE comes from the coding sequence ATGAACTACCTGTTTCCCTCGCTCCGCCTCTGGCTGATGACGATCCTCGTTTGCGTAATCGGCTATACCGCCTTGCTGCTGGGCTTCGCACAGATCTTCGCGCCCTGGCAGGCCAACGGCTCGATCATTGAGATCGACGGCCGGGCCATCGGCAGCGAACTCGTGGCGCAGGACTTCACCAGTCCGCTCTATTTCTGGCCGCGCCCTTCGGCCGCCGGTTACGACGGCATGGACGCGGTGGGCAGCAACCTCTCGCCTACCAGCAAAGACCTTGCTGCCCGCGCCGCCCAGACGATCGCGCGTTACGGCGCGACGTCCGACAACCCTGTGCCCGCCGACCTCGTGGCGGCTTCGGGCAGCGGGCTCGATCCGCATATCTCGCTCGCCGGTGCGCTCTATCAGGCCCGACGAGTGGCAAGGGCGCGCAGGTTACCCGAGGGCAAGGTCCGCAAGCTCGCCTACGATGCGGCCATCGCACCCGGCGGCGTGTTCGCACCCGAACCGATCGTGAACGTGCTGCAACTCAATCTGGCCCTCGACCGGTTAGAGGAATAA
- a CDS encoding response regulator transcription factor — translation MRSDVLIVDDEPAIRRLLMGALDRSGLTHMEAATAGEALRLASAQPAPLVTLLDLGLPDRDGLEIVSQLAKLGLAVIVLTARDATEEKVAALDLGADDFVTKPFDSEELLARVRSALRRKSGLTGDPHRREFAGGSIDRGTHSVTLNGHNVDLTPREFNLLWALADSPGRVVTHECLLVTVWGAAHRHDLDYLRVAVRALRRKMEANPSQPRLLINEPGIGYRVAVD, via the coding sequence ATGCGTAGCGATGTGCTGATCGTCGATGATGAACCGGCGATCCGGCGACTGCTCATGGGCGCGCTCGACCGAAGCGGCCTGACGCATATGGAAGCTGCCACTGCCGGAGAGGCGCTGCGCCTCGCGAGCGCACAGCCCGCGCCGCTCGTGACGCTGCTTGATCTCGGCCTCCCCGATCGTGATGGGCTCGAGATCGTTTCCCAGCTCGCAAAGCTGGGGCTCGCGGTGATCGTGCTCACCGCGCGCGATGCGACCGAGGAGAAGGTCGCCGCGCTTGACCTCGGCGCCGACGATTTCGTGACCAAGCCCTTCGACAGCGAGGAATTGCTAGCCCGCGTCCGCTCGGCGCTCCGCCGCAAATCAGGTTTGACGGGGGACCCGCATCGCCGCGAATTTGCCGGTGGGTCGATCGATCGAGGCACTCACAGCGTGACGCTGAATGGCCATAACGTCGATCTTACCCCCCGTGAATTCAATCTGTTATGGGCTCTGGCCGACAGCCCAGGGCGCGTCGTCACGCATGAATGCCTGCTCGTGACCGTGTGGGGAGCTGCGCATCGGCACGATCTGGATTATCTTCGCGTTGCCGTTCGGGCTTTGCGCCGAAAGATGGAAGCCAATCCTAGCCAGCCGCGCCTGCTCATTAACGAACCCGGCATTGGCTATCGGGTGGCGGTAGATTAG
- a CDS encoding sensor histidine kinase KdpD has translation MDNRRPANDAERFLRLARQERRGRLTIYLGAAPGVGKTYRMLQEAARRKAEGVDVVVGAAETHGRSDTAALLEPLEILPRQAFDHEGHRLEEFDIDAALVRRPGLILVDELAHTNASGCRHPKRWQDVAELLVAGIDVATTINIQHIESLNDVVAGFTHIRVRETVPDNILEHAEIIAVDLPPEALIERLEAGKVYLPDTAGRALANFFTPTKLAALREMALRFAAGSVDRRLADQLEASGEKGKFVAGDRLMVAVSPGKSGARVVRQAKRIADMFHAPWTAVVVESGSARAVRGIQREQLADNLALASSLGASLLTVAATDVGQALVDQAKELRASQIVIGKSRRSRWFEWRHGSIAQEVIRRAKEVAVLVVPLEEADEKPQRAGEPHPYRDPAIALVLIAATVGLIELAQPWISASAIDLLLLLPVIFSATLLRMSGAIWSAIWAALAFNFFFTAPYHTLSIYSTADVITFAVLALVAGVVGTLAGRVRRQAQTSAGVARLNASLARFAGLMGGLSDSEETARVACHEIGGLLDVEAIVVTVEDAQVVLRGNAKYTRLDMVDEAAVRWTLEHGEPAGRDTGTLNASDWQFHPLKTALGTMGALGLARPSQQRVIRPDEATLLASLVDQTALAHERLLLEAQARQVDTLRERDRLRGALLGSIAHDLRTPLTAVIAAAEAIPAEGTFAEEVRIARGESRRLQRFLNDLLEASRIENGAIEPKWESIDLTDVITSVLRDLRQDGPDTRVETAIDTECPLVRSDPLLLRHVLINLIDNALKFSPPGSKVTVEVQCEERAIICRVADRGPGLPAESNALFDRFYRLEGSDRVGGSGLGLWIAKNFTEAVGGTISAGNRAGGGATFAISLPTTPAQAGEDACDA, from the coding sequence ATGGACAACCGCCGCCCCGCCAATGACGCAGAACGCTTCCTTCGCCTCGCCAGGCAGGAGCGACGCGGGCGGCTGACCATCTATCTCGGCGCGGCGCCGGGGGTGGGCAAGACCTACCGCATGCTACAGGAAGCGGCACGGCGGAAGGCGGAAGGCGTTGACGTGGTGGTAGGTGCTGCCGAAACCCACGGCCGCAGCGATACCGCTGCACTGCTCGAACCTCTCGAAATCCTCCCAAGACAAGCTTTCGACCACGAGGGGCACCGGCTGGAAGAGTTCGACATCGACGCGGCGCTCGTACGGCGCCCCGGACTGATCCTGGTCGATGAGTTGGCGCACACCAACGCCTCCGGTTGCCGCCACCCCAAGCGTTGGCAGGATGTCGCCGAATTGCTCGTCGCAGGAATCGACGTCGCCACCACGATCAACATCCAGCACATCGAAAGCCTCAACGACGTTGTTGCCGGTTTTACCCATATCCGCGTGCGCGAGACGGTGCCGGACAACATCCTTGAACATGCCGAGATCATCGCCGTCGACCTGCCGCCCGAAGCGCTGATCGAGCGGCTGGAGGCGGGCAAGGTCTACCTTCCCGACACCGCCGGGCGCGCGCTGGCCAACTTCTTCACCCCGACCAAGCTCGCCGCCCTGCGCGAAATGGCGCTGCGCTTCGCCGCGGGCAGTGTGGATCGGCGGCTTGCTGACCAACTGGAAGCCAGCGGCGAGAAAGGGAAATTCGTCGCTGGCGACAGGCTGATGGTTGCAGTCAGCCCAGGCAAGAGCGGCGCGCGCGTGGTCCGGCAGGCCAAGCGCATTGCTGACATGTTTCACGCGCCGTGGACCGCAGTGGTGGTTGAGAGCGGTAGCGCACGCGCTGTGCGCGGCATCCAACGCGAGCAGCTCGCCGACAATCTCGCGCTGGCCTCCTCGCTCGGCGCCTCGCTGCTTACGGTCGCGGCCACCGATGTCGGCCAGGCTCTGGTGGATCAGGCCAAGGAACTGCGCGCAAGCCAGATCGTGATCGGCAAGAGCCGCCGCAGCCGGTGGTTTGAATGGCGCCACGGCTCGATAGCGCAGGAGGTGATCCGGCGGGCGAAGGAGGTCGCAGTCCTCGTCGTCCCGCTTGAGGAGGCGGACGAGAAGCCTCAACGGGCCGGCGAACCGCACCCCTATCGCGACCCTGCCATCGCGCTGGTTCTGATCGCGGCCACCGTGGGGCTGATCGAACTGGCGCAGCCATGGATATCAGCCAGCGCTATAGATCTTCTGCTGCTTCTGCCGGTGATATTTTCCGCCACATTGCTGCGCATGAGCGGCGCCATATGGTCTGCCATCTGGGCGGCACTGGCATTCAACTTCTTCTTCACCGCGCCTTATCACACGCTGTCGATCTACAGCACCGCCGATGTCATCACCTTCGCGGTTCTGGCCCTGGTTGCGGGCGTCGTTGGCACACTGGCCGGGCGCGTGCGCCGACAGGCACAGACCAGCGCAGGGGTCGCGCGCCTCAACGCCTCGCTCGCCCGGTTCGCGGGGTTGATGGGGGGCCTGTCCGACAGCGAAGAAACAGCGCGCGTGGCCTGCCATGAAATCGGTGGCCTGCTGGATGTGGAAGCTATCGTCGTTACAGTCGAAGACGCCCAGGTGGTCCTGCGCGGTAACGCCAAATACACCCGGCTCGACATGGTCGACGAAGCGGCCGTGCGCTGGACACTCGAGCATGGCGAACCGGCAGGGCGCGACACTGGCACGCTCAACGCATCCGACTGGCAGTTCCATCCGCTCAAGACCGCGCTCGGCACGATGGGCGCGCTCGGGCTCGCCCGGCCATCGCAGCAACGGGTGATCCGGCCCGACGAAGCCACGCTGCTGGCCTCGTTGGTCGACCAGACCGCGCTGGCGCACGAGCGGCTGTTATTGGAAGCGCAGGCGCGGCAGGTGGACACATTGCGCGAGCGCGACCGGCTGCGCGGCGCGCTGCTGGGCAGTATTGCCCACGACTTGCGCACTCCGCTTACCGCCGTCATCGCCGCCGCCGAGGCGATCCCCGCTGAAGGCACCTTCGCCGAGGAAGTGCGCATCGCACGCGGCGAATCGCGCCGGCTGCAGCGCTTCCTCAATGATCTGCTTGAAGCGTCTCGTATCGAAAACGGTGCGATCGAGCCCAAATGGGAAAGCATCGACCTGACCGATGTGATCACTTCCGTGCTGCGTGACCTCAGGCAGGACGGGCCTGATACGCGGGTCGAAACCGCCATCGACACCGAATGTCCACTGGTGCGCAGCGATCCGCTGCTGCTGCGCCATGTGCTGATTAACCTGATCGATAACGCACTCAAATTCTCGCCGCCGGGCAGCAAGGTCACGGTCGAGGTGCAGTGTGAGGAGCGAGCCATCATCTGCCGGGTGGCCGACCGCGGCCCCGGCCTGCCAGCCGAGAGCAACGCGCTGTTCGACCGTTTCTATCGCCTCGAAGGTAGCGACCGTGTTGGCGGATCGGGCCTGGGCCTGTGGATCGCAAAGAACTTTACCGAGGCGGTGGGCGGGACTATTTCCGCCGGGAACCGCGCGGGCGGCGGAGCGACGTTCGCGATCTCGTTGCCGACAACCCCCGCGCAGGCTGGCGAGGATGCCTGCGATGCGTAG